From a single Bradyrhizobium sediminis genomic region:
- the flgF gene encoding flagellar basal-body rod protein FlgF produces MENTLLIGLSRQMVLERQMDVVANNVANVNTTGYKADRSLFEEFLNSRAHEDNFVGRDRRVSYVQDRGTFKDFSQGPVEQTKNPLDVAIEGNGFLVVQTPAGERYTRDGGLQINNLGQIVNVSGYPVLGASGPIVIQQTDKAVTIAGDGNVTVVEGNNRIDSVRGKLRLVSFADAQKLVKEGSNLYSAGAGTAAQPDTASKLRQGFIEKSNVNSVAEMSRMIEVTRTYTQISSMLQQQGDLRKTALDRLADVPA; encoded by the coding sequence ATGGAGAATACGCTTCTCATCGGACTATCGCGGCAGATGGTGCTGGAACGACAGATGGATGTCGTCGCCAACAACGTCGCGAACGTCAACACGACGGGCTACAAGGCCGACCGCTCGCTGTTCGAGGAATTCCTCAACTCGCGCGCGCATGAAGACAATTTCGTCGGACGCGACCGCCGGGTCAGCTATGTGCAGGACCGCGGCACCTTCAAGGATTTCTCGCAGGGACCGGTCGAGCAGACCAAGAACCCGCTCGATGTCGCGATCGAGGGTAACGGCTTCCTGGTGGTGCAGACTCCGGCCGGCGAGCGCTACACCCGCGACGGCGGACTGCAGATCAACAACCTCGGCCAGATCGTCAACGTCTCCGGCTACCCGGTGCTCGGCGCCAGCGGCCCGATCGTGATTCAGCAGACCGACAAGGCAGTCACCATCGCCGGCGACGGCAACGTCACGGTCGTCGAGGGCAACAACCGGATCGACTCGGTGCGCGGCAAGCTGCGGCTGGTCTCGTTCGCCGACGCGCAGAAGCTGGTGAAGGAAGGCTCCAACCTCTATTCGGCCGGCGCCGGCACCGCGGCGCAGCCCGACACCGCCTCGAAGCTGCGCCAGGGCTTCATCGAAAAATCCAACGTCAATTCCGTGGCCGAGATGAGCCGCATGATCGAGGTGACGCGTACCTACACGCAGATCTCGTCCATGCTGCAGCAGCAGGGCGACCTGCGCAAAACCGCTCTCGACCGGCTCGCCGACGTTCCGGCGTAA
- the flgG gene encoding flagellar basal-body rod protein FlgG — MRILYTAATGMAAQELNVQVISNNIANMRTTGYKKQRAAFQDLIYDHVRRVGAQASDQGTILPVGIDLGGGVKTVGTPRLMGQGSLLPTGNELDIAIRGEGFFKIQMPDGTYTYTRDGSFQMDAQGRVVTAQGNPVQPTITIPQSASGLTINSQGQVTVTLPGSTTPTTVGQIGLTRFINKAGLQPIGDNLFTDTPASGTPQDGIASTDGFGDMQQSNLEQANVDPVSEISDLIAAQRAYEMNAKVISAADQMLQSTSNMFR, encoded by the coding sequence ATGCGCATTCTTTACACCGCAGCGACCGGAATGGCGGCACAGGAACTCAACGTTCAGGTGATTTCCAACAACATCGCGAACATGCGCACCACCGGCTACAAGAAGCAACGCGCCGCGTTCCAGGACCTGATCTACGACCACGTCCGCCGGGTCGGCGCCCAGGCCTCCGACCAGGGCACCATCCTGCCGGTCGGCATCGATCTCGGCGGCGGCGTCAAGACGGTGGGCACGCCCCGGCTGATGGGCCAGGGCTCGCTGCTGCCGACCGGCAACGAACTCGACATCGCGATCCGCGGCGAAGGCTTCTTCAAGATCCAGATGCCCGACGGCACCTACACCTATACCCGCGACGGCTCATTCCAGATGGACGCGCAGGGCCGCGTCGTCACCGCGCAGGGCAATCCGGTGCAGCCGACGATCACGATACCGCAGAGCGCCTCCGGCCTGACTATCAACTCGCAGGGCCAGGTGACGGTGACGCTGCCGGGATCGACCACGCCGACCACCGTCGGCCAGATCGGGCTGACGCGGTTCATCAACAAGGCCGGCCTGCAGCCGATCGGCGACAATCTGTTCACCGACACCCCGGCCTCGGGCACGCCGCAGGACGGCATCGCCAGCACCGATGGCTTCGGCGACATGCAGCAGTCCAACCTCGAACAGGCCAACGTCGATCCGGTCTCCGAGATCTCCGACCTGATCGCGGCGCAGCGCGCCTACGAGATGAACGCCAAGGTCATCAGCGCCGCCGACCAGATGTTGCAATCCACTTCCAACATGTTCCGCTGA
- the flgA gene encoding flagellar basal body P-ring formation chaperone FlgA produces MFVRSLSLAIALLAAASAAALGQTRDGAIATPVLRANVTVSGDLVRIGDVIDNAGPAAGIAIYRAPDLGTTGTLPVDRVLTALRAHQVIGVDTRDLREISVTRLARTLEGKDIELAVARALERRNGLGDAANLGLTFDRDAGDVRLDAANSGALHPASVRYDARNGRFDVTLEISNDGGAAPVKLRFAGTVIETVEAAVLARGVERNEVLKASDVVIERRPKAEVGNDAARRDRAVGMQARRQLRAGQAVRLADLAKPDLVQRDQSVTLTYQAAGLYLTIRGKALESGTEGDVVNVLNLQSKRTISGVVTGRGQVSITVATPRLPDTSDATSAIDAAPVAVAAANANTPVSPKAE; encoded by the coding sequence ATGTTCGTCCGTTCGCTTTCCCTCGCCATCGCCCTGCTCGCCGCCGCATCCGCGGCCGCATTGGGCCAGACCCGAGACGGCGCCATCGCGACGCCGGTGCTGCGCGCCAATGTCACGGTATCGGGCGACCTGGTGCGGATCGGCGACGTCATCGACAACGCCGGCCCCGCGGCGGGAATCGCGATCTATCGCGCGCCGGATCTCGGCACGACAGGGACGCTGCCGGTCGACCGGGTGCTGACCGCGTTGCGCGCGCACCAGGTGATCGGTGTCGACACCCGCGACCTCAGGGAGATTTCCGTCACCCGGCTGGCGCGGACGCTGGAGGGCAAGGACATCGAGCTCGCCGTCGCCCGTGCGCTGGAGCGCCGGAACGGCCTCGGCGACGCCGCCAATCTCGGCCTGACCTTCGACCGCGACGCCGGCGATGTCAGGCTGGACGCCGCCAACAGCGGCGCGCTGCACCCCGCTTCGGTGCGCTACGACGCGCGCAACGGCCGCTTCGACGTGACGCTCGAGATATCGAACGACGGCGGCGCGGCCCCGGTCAAGCTGCGCTTCGCCGGCACCGTGATCGAGACCGTCGAGGCCGCGGTGCTGGCGCGCGGCGTCGAGCGCAATGAAGTGCTGAAAGCCTCCGACGTGGTGATCGAGCGCCGGCCGAAGGCCGAGGTCGGCAACGACGCCGCCCGCCGCGACCGCGCGGTCGGCATGCAGGCGCGCCGGCAGTTGCGCGCCGGCCAGGCGGTGCGGCTCGCCGATCTCGCCAAGCCCGATCTGGTGCAGCGCGACCAGAGCGTCACTTTGACCTACCAGGCCGCCGGACTCTATCTCACCATCCGCGGCAAGGCGCTGGAGAGCGGCACCGAAGGCGATGTCGTCAACGTGCTCAACCTGCAATCCAAGCGCACCATTTCCGGCGTCGTCACCGGCCGCGGCCAGGTATCGATCACGGTCGCGACGCCCCGGCTGCCCGACACCTCAGACGCGACCTCCGCCATCGACGCAGCGCCGGTCGCGGTCGCCGCCGCCAACGCCAATACGCCCGTGTCTCCAAAAGCCGAGTAA